One Rhipicephalus microplus isolate Deutch F79 chromosome 4, USDA_Rmic, whole genome shotgun sequence genomic window carries:
- the LOC142814496 gene encoding uncharacterized protein LOC142814496 — protein sequence MDAGETNAILQALCHKNGYGFVDGTCELMGMLKADGVHPTKHVSQVFLLVKPGPLPDTGRPSHSGHAPLDRAPGTWKPPSTSQLRTLVSSEPRRWLQSSVTSVEPSIKHQDFAFRLRGHGNVLQNNMSKLAWIVVQLLGCLLRAAIKEASKDLEASHNGALQQQHQKEKDHKKLRFQYSDQSKGLAQYWNNVTHFPALSTDPMLVVAPASPCKEMWSDVARKSDSATLQCHSAMSVTPKVTETDPAHGYPSLPITAVACTRASAVTVFAQVKRHPVRAPALVGGVWMQHKVKKTGRTAVPLCPAAFEQSPPSDCGPPDACDGIQI from the exons ATGGATGCCGGGGAGACGAATGCCATTTTGCAGGCGCTGTGCCACAAGAACGGCTACGGTTTCGTGGACGGCACATGCGAGCTAATGGGAATGCTGAAGGCTGACGGCGTGCACCCGACGAAACATGTTAGCCAG GTGTTTCTTCTTGTCAAGCCTGGTCCGCTGCCTGATACTGGACGGCCATCCCACTCTGGGCATGCGCCACTGGATCGCGCTCCAGGCACGTGGAAACCACCGTCGACATCGCAGCTACGCACCCTCGTCTCCAGTGAACCACGCCGTTGGCTTCAGTCATCGGTGACGTCAGTGGAGCCGAGTATAAAGCACCAAGATTTCGCCTTccgcctcagagggcacggcaacgttcTTCAGAACAACATGTCTAAGCTTGCATGGATTGTCGTGCAG CTGTTGGGGTGCCTGCTACGTGCAGCCATCAAGGAAGCAAGCaaggaccttgaggcaagccacaATGGAGCAttacagcagcagcaccagaaagAAAAGGACCACAAGAAGCTTCGATTCCAGTACAGTGATCAGTCAAAAGGGCTGGCACAGTATTGGAATAATGTAACTCATTTCCCAGCTCTTTCCACAGACCCTATGCTTGTTGTAGCCCCTGCATCTCCATGCAAGGAAATGTGGTCGGACGTTGCACGGAAGTCTGATTCTGCTACCCTACAATGTCACAGTGCGATGTCAGTGACACCTAAGGTCACAGAAACAGACCCTGCTCATGGGTACCCTTCGCTGCCAATAACTGCAGTGGCATGCACCAGGGCTTCAGCTGTGACTGTTTTCGCTCAAGTAAAACGGCACCCTGTGCGCGCTCCTGCACTTGTCGGTGGTGTGTGGATGcagcacaaagtgaagaagactgggcgtactgccgtgccactgtgccctgctgcttttgagcagagcccaccttctgactgtgggccacccgacgcctgcgac GGCATCCAAATCTGA